A stretch of DNA from Rhodococcus sp. NBC_00297:
GATCTCGTGCGGCAGCGACCATTGCCGTGACGCCAGCAGCGAGCCCGAGAACGTCACCGAGCTCTCGCGCCCGAGGAACAGTCCTCCGGTGATCCGATGCACCTCCTTCCCGGACATGCTCCTCAGTTCGTCCCACAGTTCGTAGGACCGCAGGAGGAGCGGGACGTAGGCCGGGTCCTCGAAGTAGGACTGCCGGATGATCCGCGATCCGCCGTGGCTCGATCCCTTGTCGTGGGCGGGGGTGAACTTCTCGAGTCCCAGCACCCGCTGTCCGCGGTCGGCCAGATGGAAGGCGGCGGCGCTGCCCATGCCGCCGAGTCCGATGACGATGACGTCGTAGCTCACGTGGTTCATCTCCTGATCAGCTGTCCGGCGGGATCGACGACCGCGTCGTCGGACACCGTCGCACCCAGTGCGGCGGCGAAGTAGGTCACCGACACCGCGGTGCCGAGTGGAGTGTCCAGCGGAAGCCAGGCGTACGCGACGCACCGCCCGAGGGTCGCCGACCATCCCGCGCTCGTGACGTACCCGACGACCGTGCCGTCGAGCGAGACCGGCTCCTTCCCGAGCACCACGGCGTCCGGGTCGTCGAACACGAGGGTCCGCAGCCGTCGCGTCGCGGGCCGAGCGGCCAGGGCCGACCGACCGACGAAGTCCGTGGCGTCCTTGACGGCGAACTCGACGCCCGCGTCGGCCGGGGTGTCCTCGGAGGTCATGTCGTGCCCCCACGCGCGGTACCCCTTCTCGAGTCGCAGGCTGTCGAACGCGAGCCGACCGGCAGCGATCACCCCGTGGTCGGACCCGGCCTCCCACAACAGGTCCCACAGGGCGCCGCCGTACTCGGCGTCGGTGTAGATCTCCCACCCGAGTTCGCCGACGTACGACACCCGCATCATGATCACGGGAATCGCACCGAGGTACGTCCGCACTGCGCGGAAGTAGCCGAAGGCCTTGTGTCCCAGGTCCGCGTCGGCCAGCGGTGCCACCATCGCGCGGGCACGGGGACCCCACACTCCGACACAACACGTCGCTCCGGTGACGTCCCGCACCGTCACCGGACCGTCGGGCGTTCCCGCCCTGGCGCGGCGCAGCATCGCATCGAGGTCGAGTGGACCGTTCGCTCCGACGCGATAGTGATCGGCGCCGAGTCGCGCGACCGTGAGGTCGCTGCGGATCCCGCCTCTCTCGTCGAGCATCAGCGTGTAGGTGACACGGCCGATCGCGGTGTCCACGTCGTTGGTGGTGAGGTGCTGCAGGAAGTGGGCTGCGCCGGGTCCTTCCACGTCGTACCGGGTGAGCGGTGTCATGTCGTACATCGCGACCCGGCTCCTCGTCGCCGCGGCCTCGGCCACGGCGATGTCGGAGAAGTGACGCGCGGACCACTCGTCGCGGACCGGAAGGTGGAACCCGGTCTCGAGGAGCGCCGCGAGTTCGCCCGCGTTGCTCTCGTACCAGGCGGGGCGCTCCCAGCCTCCGCCCTGGACGAAGCGGGCGTCCAGCGCGACCTCCGCGGCGTGGAACGGGCTGCGCCGCAGTCCTCGCAGCGCCGTGCGCTGCTGGCGGGGGTGCACGATGTCGTACACCTCCACGAACGCCTGCGCGCTGGTCGCGGCGATGAAGGCGGGACTGCGCTCGACCGATTCGAAGCGATACAGATCGG
This window harbors:
- a CDS encoding GcvT family protein; its protein translation is MTPRIVVIGAGIVGTSLADELTARGWTDVTVLDQGPLFSTGGSTSHAPGLVFQTNPSRSMAHFAAYTADKFRELTHDDGPCFDTLGGLEIATTEARWTDLQRKAGWARSWGIEGRLVDAAAAAALHPLVDPDVVLGAFHTPSDGLARAVRAAEMQARAAQARGAVFRGDSPVTEILQASGRVTGVRTPHGDVPADIVVSAAGFWGAELGRTVGLTVPLVPMAHQYAYTGQIEALVGRNTGATDASLPILRHQDGDLYYREHGDRLGIGYYGHDPMPADMGALSWDADGDASSVAPPPMPSMLPFTEDDFAPAWRESARVLPALRESKVESGFNGIFSFTPDGHSIVGEHRDLAGFWVAEAVWVTHSAGIARALAQTLIDGASEIDLHESDLYRFESVERSPAFIAATSAQAFVEVYDIVHPRQQRTALRGLRRSPFHAAEVALDARFVQGGGWERPAWYESNAGELAALLETGFHLPVRDEWSARHFSDIAVAEAAATRSRVAMYDMTPLTRYDVEGPGAAHFLQHLTTNDVDTAIGRVTYTLMLDERGGIRSDLTVARLGADHYRVGANGPLDLDAMLRRARAGTPDGPVTVRDVTGATCCVGVWGPRARAMVAPLADADLGHKAFGYFRAVRTYLGAIPVIMMRVSYVGELGWEIYTDAEYGGALWDLLWEAGSDHGVIAAGRLAFDSLRLEKGYRAWGHDMTSEDTPADAGVEFAVKDATDFVGRSALAARPATRRLRTLVFDDPDAVVLGKEPVSLDGTVVGYVTSAGWSATLGRCVAYAWLPLDTPLGTAVSVTYFAAALGATVSDDAVVDPAGQLIRR